The sequence below is a genomic window from Glycine max cultivar Williams 82 chromosome 20, Glycine_max_v4.0, whole genome shotgun sequence.
CCTTGCTAATTGTGATTGTTGGTTTCTTGTTCTCCCTTTCTCTTGCAGCCGTGTGTGTGGGAATCCACATGGACTGATCAGGAAGTATGGCCTTATGTGCTGCAGGCAGTGCTTCCGTAGCAATGCCAAGGAAATTGGCTTCATCAAGGTACACACTTGGATgtgctatttttaattttattcttcttaCTAATTTAATGTGAATTTACCTGTATCAATCTATTGTCGTGCCATGAGTTCTTATTACATTTTTTGCTGTTGTTGTAGTATCGCTAAAAGAGCAGTTGTCAACTACGGACCAATATTGTGTTCTGGCACTAGGATGTTTTGAGGATGTTATGTTTGAAGAAACTTGAGACTTTCTTTTTTCATCTAATTAATTATCAGACGTAATTTGTGGTACTAAGaatacttttatataaattgttttgaACCATATTGACTTCCCGTCTGATCCTTTAACAATTCTGCAGTGCATGCGTATCATACAGGTACATGCTTGTGCAATCTTGCATTCGCAACcctttgtcatttttttctgGGCATTTTAGTTGAA
It includes:
- the LOC100817876 gene encoding 40S ribosomal protein S29 produces the protein MGHSNVWNSHPKNYGPGSRTCRVCGNPHGLIRKYGLMCCRQCFRSNAKEIGFIKYR